TATGGGAGCATCTTCTTTACTGGATTTAAAATGGAATCTCTGCTGGTTTCATATCCTTttagtactattttattttgtcgTGAGATATAATTTTCTCTTTACTGGTAGTAATGCATTCTAATATCCTCTAACATTCTTGCACATCCttaacttcatttttttatctttactgatgatgatgaaaattcTGATGGTGAGACACtcttcttaattttcttttattattattattattattattattattattattattattattattattattactattactattattattattatttgctcCTCAACTTATTCTATTGTCTTTCTTTTAGATAGTATTGAGGAAGATAATCCAGTTAATGCTGCTAATGGTAAAGTTATTTCATTAtccatttatcatttttattgtcGAAAGAAAAAAACTCGTGTCATATTATTCCAAACATTTATGTAGGGAAACCTGAGGTTGAGGTTAAGAATGGTGCCAAACCTGGTGTAAATGAAGCTCAGCAAAATAAGACATCAGATCCAAAAAAGAAACAGAAGGATATTGAAAATGATGTTAGTGCTGACGATGAAGAAGATTCATCTGAAACTGACTCTGATGAGGATTCTAGTGAAGATGAGGTATCCATATAATCTAGAAAGTCGATTTCAATATATAATGGATAGCAGTTTGTCTAAAATCTTATTACCTAAATAGATTCTGTGCTGATAATGATATACAGAaatgtttgatggtatctaatTTCCAGTTGCTGATATTGAATTAAATGAATAGCTTTGGAAAAATACTAATCTAGGGCATTGGTAATTACTAATTGGCTAGAAAAGGTAGATTGTGCCAAAAATTAATGTGTATACCACTGCCAGATATATGAGAGAAACTAGGTGCTAAAGCATTCCTTTGATGATTTATCACTTACAAAATTAGATGATGTTGGTAGCTACTTATAAACACAAATGAAGTAATGAAGCGAACATTTCCCACTTAATAGTGAAGGTGTTTTCACATACATTTTTAccaatttgttttaatttcctTGATGTGAATGAGCTTTTAAATAATAGCTTGTGACTATAAATGCTTCTATTATACGAcagttttatttattatttgttgtcCAAATTTTCCTCATAATCCTTTACACATTTTTCTTAGTCAGTCATGATAATGATAATAGTTATCAACTATGTGgtccaattttaattttgaaatatatttgtTAATTTAACATTTAATCGGGGGTATTGTGTCTTAGTGATCTATttaatatatgatatgatgcTGACTTGGTTTCTTTTATTACTGAATTTTTAATTGAATGAGGTTTTAGataattcatatttttgtttgtttcattaaTATGTCGTTTAGCCCGTGGCGAATGGTCAAATTGAaagtagtgatgatgaagacGATAGCGAAGAGGATGATGAAGATTCTGATGATGAGGAGACACCAAAGAAGGTAACGAGGGACTATGTGCTGCTTCAATTTGTCTTCGAATTTGAATTTAAtctgagtttttatttttagactGAAGGGGGCACTAAGAGGGTTGCTGAATCTTCCAAGAAAACACCTGTGGCTGTGAAGAGAGCAAAATTTGCTACTCCAGAGAAGActggttagttttttttttccagtactctgttattagttttttatttttatttgtctatTATGATTTGCATCACACTCATTAATCTATAAATCTTTCTAATTATCAAGAAAGATTTATGGATTAATAGTTGGATAGAAATATGATGTTGTTTGATCCATGTAGCCGGCCCCAGTTAGTGGGATAAAGCTTGGCTGTTGCTGCCGTTGTTCTCTATTGTGATTTCAACCCCTAAGGCTTGTTTGACACTAATTTTGTGTAGCTAGATTGGTACTTTTGCTGCTTATTTTGGATACACTAACATGGATAAAATAAGATATGAATAATGTCATCTAGATGTATAAGGTTTGAGAGTAGTTCATAACTTCTTTTTGCGCTTATATTGCATTATTGTGTATCTCTTTACCCCCGATGTTCTCTTATCATTTTGCACATTCATGGAGCAGCTATTGCCTAATGGTTAAACTACCTAGTAACTTGTGATTCACTGTGAACTCTGTTAAATATGGTTAAACTATCTGGCCACATGcccaatatattttttgacCCAGCCTTTTTAGTCACAATGTTGTCTTTTGGTTGAACCGCAATAAAATGTAATCTAAACTGAAAGACTCGAAGTACAATTAGAAAACATAAGTGAAAACTGCCAGCTTAACCTTGTCTGacttgttaatttgttatgCATGTTATTGGCAAAGTAAAACTGAAAGTAAATGAATTATGATATGTTCAGGTAGCAAGAATGGTGTCCATGTTGATACTCCTTACCCTAAGCAAACTGTTAAATCAGGTGCAAATAACAAGCCGCCAATGAAGCAGCAGACTCCACAGTCAACTGGAGATTACAGCTGTAAACCTTGCAAAAGGTGATTGAAGTTGCCTTTTTATATCCATTTCATATTAATCCCTTTTACATTTGCAGGTCATTTTACACAATTTTTATCTTGACTTGCAGGTCATTTAAGACTGAAGATGCTTTGGGTTCTCATAATAGGGCCAAGCACAGTGCCAAGTGAAGGGTTTCTTAGCTTTATTTCAGAATTCAGAATAGTGAGCATCTTGATGTTTTTTGTATCTGGGGTGACCTGAAAATACAGTTGTTGGTTTAGGAAAGCTggctgatttttattttattttaatttcatgagTATTATTCAACTTGGATTATTATCAACTTGAGATCAAATTCTGACTTTGGTTTTATGGTCATGTTTACCTTTTCAGTTACTGGTGATTTTGTTGGAACATGGTTTGGTGTTTGAACATATTAGATGTGTTTGGAtcttaatttgaaattttaaaattatcataataCAGTTCCAACTAAAATTGGACCCAAATATAATTAGCTGGTGATGATCACTCGAAGCAACAACTAAACAGGATTATAAATGAATGTTAGAGCATGATGATGAAGCAACTGGTGGTACCCTGCCAATGTATCTTTATCTCATAAATGGTGACGATAATATTGCTATTGCTAAAGCAAGGCCAGGCTAAAATGAGAATTTGTCTGGCAAATTTCATTAACCCCTGGTATGGTTTGCATCTCCTCTGAAATTGAAAGTTTTGTTGTAGGGTGTGGCTTTGGAAGATTTTACTCTAGTTATCTCTCCCAATCTCTATATCTCGAGGATTTAGTGTTTATTTCAGCTATTAGGGTTAAAACAATGGTATTTTTTAAGAATGTTAGTTTGCATGCATGTTATGAAGATGAGTGAGTGAGGCTTTAGAAATCCAACCCAATCTCTATATCTCGAGGATTTAGTGTTTATTTCAGCTATTAGGGTTAAAACAATGGTATTTTTTAAGAATGTTAGTTTGCATGCATGTTATGAAGATGAGTGAGTGAGGCTTTAGAAATCCAACCCAATCTCTATATCTCGAGGATTTAGTGTTTATTTCAGCTATTAGGGTTAAAACAATGGTATTTTTTAAGAATGTTAGTTTGCATGCATGTTATGAAGATGAGTGAGTGAGGCTTTAGAAATCCAAAAGCACCGATGACCTTGGTAAGTATCTTTGAGTTTTCTCACACCATAATAGGCAAGTTGTTTACAGCCCTGAGCAACTTCGTTGGTTTGCAGGATGTATGACCTTTGCAAAATCATTTATACATGGTTGCAAAGTTAAGCTATGAAGTTAACAATGATATATGACTTTTGCAAAATCAATTATACGGACTTGACAATATGATCTTTATGTATGTATATCTTATTGAGTCAAACCATATAGTCTCATGTAGATTCACTTGCTTTAGATTCTCTGGTGTCCATATAAATTAGTTGTAATTTAGACAAattacttgttcaaaaaaaatttagacaaattacttgttcaaaaaaaatttagacaAATTGTTATGAACCACACTTGCAGATTGTGAGCGAGTTGAACTGAAACTTGGATTAAAGCATCCACCGTGATACAACGAAACAGAAGTTTTAAGTCTTTAGGCTGAATGTTTCTTGTCGTGTGGGGAATTTTTTATAGACATTTTTTGGGAGATTAGCTTTCTAAGCATATGTTTTATTCATCAAGCAAAAAAGAAATTATGCGGCCAAAGAAGTTTGAACGGGAGATGTAGAATATGGAGATTTTACCCCTTTTATAGTATTCCCTTCATGCCTCAATAATTGGCATGTGCTTCCTACACACTCCTTCTAAGTGAAAGTTTTAGAATCTGTTAGGGTGAAAGATTTTAAAGGGGAGGACATACTTTTGAGCAAGCCATAAAATGGAGTTGTGATCTTCTCCATTTTCAATTATTTCTATTGTTTCCTACttcctccggacacaaatataagaaaaaaaatactttaaattttggacataaatataagcaaaagtcaactacttttaaactaattaatactactattactaatatacccttatttaatcatttcacttttcaaaagtttatgtgatttccaagacataaatcacttttcaaaatGTAATATAGTAAACCTAACTCatattttgcattaaatcaagaaaattaactacacttaactaaatttcttaaacaccgcgtaaacaattattttttcttatatttgtgtccggagggagtatctagttttgaaaatataaatgcaaaacaTTAAATGTGTAACATTAAATGAGATCAAAACACTAATATACACcctaaaatatttataaaaaaacttaagtaatgaaaagaaattgaaaaaggaGAGGATCCCAACTCTATAAAATGTCTTCAAAATGACCAGTGTAACCTGATCAATTAGAAGACTCCACTCTGACCAGGTTTTTTGTTCTTCCAATTTCACCATCTTCCACACCTTAAACTATTTTCCGGTGTTTCgcaaccaaaaataaaaaataaagaaaaaactcaACATGCTACAAATGAAATATTGGATCCATGACGCGACACAATACAAATTGAGGATGCCCAAATTTGCAAGGGGGCCAAAACCAAAATTGGTTCACACTTAAATCTCTTAACATTCACATAATCTCCAACATAGTAATCATGGAACATCTATTCAATTACAGAAATGAAATATCCACTGCTGAActatatcaaaattaaatacTTCATCTAAGAGACAATTCAGAAATCAAAATagcatgataaaaaaaaaactacaaccAATTTGATAGGTGCAGACTAAACAAACCAGATTACTTGCAGCAATTATTACAGGGTCTTTTCATTTTGGTTCAAATCACTGTTCTTCTTACTCTATCTGATGATTACCCGACTCATTGCCATTTTTTAAGCTCGGCTCTTCATAATCATTGTTACTCTTAGTGTCCCGGTTACCAGAATCATCAACTTCCTTCTCCCTGTTCCATTGTTCTATTCTTGCTCTCCTTTCTACACTAGTTTCTCTTTCTCTTATTGGATTTGGACTCCTGTCCCTGCCAGCTGGACTTCTACTTCGCTTTCCTCTATGACGAGGACTACGGCTTCTTGGCCTCCTACCATGGTGGCCATGAGACCTGTCCAAATCCCTTCTACCAGAACCACGACCAGAATATGAACGCCCCTCATAGTTACGATTCCTCGGAGGGCTACGGCTTCTGCTTCCACTACGGTCATTCCAACGCCTACTACTTCTTCCAAATAATCGCTTTCGCAAATCTCTGAAATTAAAAGGAAGGATTTTAGGCAAGAACAGTGAACGTATAAATGCAACTGTAAAATCATTGAAAAGCATGGAAAGAGTTATGTTGAGAATCAACCTGCTAATCTTCTTTAGATGCATAAAGTTGCAGTAGCCACCTCGATTGCATACATTTTCTTCATACTGCCTACATGTAGCTTCTCGAAAATCCGTAACAGGAGAGAAGTCAACAATGATCGGTCGACCTACAAGAATCGCAGAGTCAGAAGTTTCATGACAATACAAATTGAAAAGTGAGGAGCACCAAGTAATGATAGACAACACTTGGATTTTCATAAATGTTTTTGTTACATGAAACATCAATTTTCTAACATATCTTTATGTTCTGCCCACAATTATCATCACAACCTTGTGTACATATAAATAATACACCCCAGCCTCGTCTAGTGCCAAACACCCAACTCGGTAGAAACATTAATTTCTTTAGAaactagaaaaataaaattattgcaGCAGGCACCTAAATGTCAAAAGATCATAGGTACCCCCCAAACTAAGGTAAAAACACTAAACCAGTAAAGACAACATTGGAAAATAGATTTGTGGTGCTAGCAACAGTCACACTCTCTAACACACTTTTCTATTAGTTGGGATTCAAATTTATGCTCATAAATCACTAAACCAGTAAAGACAACAATGGGAAATAGATGAGTAGTGCTAGCAACGCACTCTCTTAACACACTTCTCTATCAAATGCATGCCCATAAATCGGTATGCCACATAAATATGAATTTCAACCACTAAAAGAGTGTGTTGAAAAGTGTTCCAGAATGTGTTGTTAGCATAATTCATAGAACATAACAGCTACCGTGTGACAGAGCACAAGGTACCTTGTCAAAATGCATTTCATCAGATAAATACCAAGGGCACCCAAAATGAGTAAAAGAAGGGCCAACCAAATAGGCACAGTTAGGTAAACATGAGGAAAGAACTAATATCAAACAAGCTGAACATCTCAACCTATTGAGCTAAAACCAATATGAATAATGACTATACTTACACAACCGAACACTTCAAAAATACATGTCGCACACACATATGTATTGAAAATTGGCCTTATTATCATCATTGTATTGTATTACAATTAGTTTACGGTGTAACTAAAAGCTCACATAACAGAATTAAACCAAACAATGAACAATGTATAACAACAATAGTGCAAAAACATCATATTTTTAAAGTGTGACTAAAAACCCTAACTACGAATTaggaaaagggaaaaaaaattggaacctGAATAAAATCTTCCAGTGAGATTCATCAGAGCATTAGCAGCATGGTCTTCCTCTTTATATTGAACATATACATTGCCAACCTAAAAATACATAACAAAACACAATCATAAAAATTAGGgttacaaatttacaaaattcaaaaaaattaattaataaataaaaaaagagaaaggaTTTAGGTTAACCATGTGATCAGCCAAATTATCACAAATATTCAAGCTCTGAATTTGACCATATTTGCTTAGCTCCTCAAATAGATCTTCATAAAAAtcctaaaaaaatcaaaaaaattacataagaaaaaaataaaatcaaaatcaacaagAGATTTAGGTTACAACATACATCAAAGTGTTCTTGGAGTTTGTCAGGGTCAAGAGATTCAGGTTGAGGTTGTTGAGGAGGTTGAGGTTGTTGAGGTTGATTAGGGGTAGGGTTGATGAAGTTAAGGTTCATGTCAGGTCTTTGATACATATTTGAGAGAACAAGAGTGGGACTAATGGTGGGTTTAGTATGAAGACGAGAACAGCGGTCACCATGTCTACAAGCTCCGATCTTAAAGTAGAATGGACAGTTAACTCTGTCTTTCTCAGTTCCGAATATCGATGCTAAATGCTCCGCCATCTCTGGCTTAGGGTTTCGCTCTCTTCACCGTTCCAGCCACCACCCTTTTCCTTCGATTTATTTATGTTGTGTTGTGTTTCGTTTCCCCCTACTGTACtattatttttcactttttatattgggggattttttttttttttttttttttaatatatgggTGAATGTGTAATGTCATGTAAATTCTAGTAGTaccttatttttcttctttttacatAATAACTTACATCATGTAAATCTTATTATCTATGCTATCTATCTATGGTAAAAAAGTACCTCCTCAATTACTAAATACAGTACAATTTTATAGATGTGCCTATAACCACTTAACTACAACTTTCACTCGTGCGGTGCATGGATTTAATTAGTTtaatatgtaataaaaaattgtaatattaaaagttattttaaataaaaaatattgtaagcAAAGGATGCGGGTTTGATTTTCGCcgtagataatttttttttttaaatttaaaattgtaataaaaaaagaGGGAAAAAGATTAGGTTTAGGGGTTAGCTTATCggaataagcttagaatatatAAAAGAAGATTTAAAATGCTCTAATAGCAATGGTTGAATAGCAATGGAATGACGACGTCGGACGAGTTTAAGA
This genomic interval from Trifolium pratense cultivar HEN17-A07 linkage group LG6, ARS_RC_1.1, whole genome shotgun sequence contains the following:
- the LOC123890427 gene encoding histone deacetylase HDT1; translated protein: MEFWGTEVKSGESLKVEPEDDKIIHLSAACLGEVSKDKGGEPVSLYVKIDNQKLQLGTLSSEKIPQISFDLVFEKEFELSHNWKYGSIFFTGFKMESLLVSDDDENSDDSIEEDNPVNAANGKPEVEVKNGAKPGVNEAQQNKTSDPKKKQKDIENDVSADDEEDSSETDSDEDSSEDEPVANGQIESSDDEDDSEEDDEDSDDEETPKKTEGGTKRVAESSKKTPVAVKRAKFATPEKTGSKNGVHVDTPYPKQTVKSGANNKPPMKQQTPQSTGDYSCKPCKRSFKTEDALGSHNRAKHSAK
- the LOC123890428 gene encoding splicing factor U2af small subunit B-like; amino-acid sequence: MAEHLASIFGTEKDRVNCPFYFKIGACRHGDRCSRLHTKPTISPTLVLSNMYQRPDMNLNFINPTPNQPQQPQPPQQPQPESLDPDKLQEHFDDFYEDLFEELSKYGQIQSLNICDNLADHMVGNVYVQYKEEDHAANALMNLTGRFYSGRPIIVDFSPVTDFREATCRQYEENVCNRGGYCNFMHLKKISRDLRKRLFGRSSRRWNDRSGSRSRSPPRNRNYEGRSYSGRGSGRRDLDRSHGHHGRRPRSRSPRHRGKRSRSPAGRDRSPNPIRERETSVERRARIEQWNREKEVDDSGNRDTKSNNDYEEPSLKNGNESGNHQIE